DNA sequence from the Cohnella herbarum genome:
CATTCCGCGCAAGAGATAAGGTGCTGTTCGAAAGCTCTTTTTTCCGCTTCACTCAATCCGCCAAGCACATACATTTCCGCATTCTCGCATGAATTTGTATCATGTTTCATAACCATGCCCCTCCTCTCCTATATTTTCAAGTTCCGACTTCAGAGCTTTCATAGCGAGCCTTACCCTGCTCTTAACCGTTCCGAGCGGAATATCGCAACTCACTGATACTTCCTGCTGAGTATATCCGCCAAAATAGATGAGTTCCACAACTTGGTGCTGATCCGGGCTAAGCTTTCGCATTGCCTGCCGAACCTGTTCCCCGATCACTTTTGTTTCCACCGCTATAGCAGTATCTGTTGCAGAATCCGGGGTTTGATTTAATTGCTCCGTCTTGACAACTTGCTTTGATGTTCGGATTTGCCTTCTCCGAAGACCGTCAATGGCAATATTTCTAGTTAACGTAAACATCCAACTGGATAGCTTGCCCTGATCTCCGTCATACTTCTCTGCTGCGTTCCATATTCGCAGGAACAGTTCCTGTACGACTTCTTCCGCTAGCATCGCATCTTTAACGATACGGAAAGCAAAAGTATAAATGGGACGTTCATATCTTTCATATATAAGCTGCAATGCCTGGGAATCTTTACGGGTAATGCGCTCTATTAATTCTAAATCCGTCATCTCATCCGACATATTCGAAGCGGTCCCCCCTTACACACCCCCTCATTATAATATAAAAGTCCTGTTCC
Encoded proteins:
- a CDS encoding RNA polymerase sigma factor is translated as MSDEMTDLELIERITRKDSQALQLIYERYERPIYTFAFRIVKDAMLAEEVVQELFLRIWNAAEKYDGDQGKLSSWMFTLTRNIAIDGLRRRQIRTSKQVVKTEQLNQTPDSATDTAIAVETKVIGEQVRQAMRKLSPDQHQVVELIYFGGYTQQEVSVSCDIPLGTVKSRVRLAMKALKSELENIGEEGHGYET